Proteins co-encoded in one Yamadazyma tenuis chromosome 1, complete sequence genomic window:
- the CDC53 gene encoding ubiquitin ligase (cullin) of SCF (EggNog:ENOG503NVFD; COG:O) yields the protein MSQQQPLGSPIPFPASSDLNGTWAFIQPSLGLILGSSGDQGVTSKVYMNCYTAVYNYCTNKSRNGGSISDTGPTNPATTNSYSLAGSEIYSKLEKYLVKLITSLRKEPNESFLEFYVRRLNRFTIGAGYMNNVFDYMNRYWVQKERSDGRRDIYDVSTLCVLQWKAQMFVNNADRLIEEIMDQIERQRNNEIIDTNLISSAVKSLVYLGVDTQDLKKANLVVYINYFEKKFLEETAKYYRLESNEFLAEHNVVDYMKKCETRLNEEISRSNNYLEDHTKKALVDTLNTVLIKDHANEMYDQFISLLENNQLEHIQRMYKLMSRVPSTLEPLAESLERYIKNDAIKVIEEIKKGGESTNNDNEEVAAVTKAKKSNGPINPKTYVHSLISVYLKFNDVVNDAFEKDPIFIRALDNACRHFVNKNSIALVNPKSSSKTPEILARYADAFLRSSSKEADTYDMNTDNLMIVFKFVEDKDAFEENYRRMLAKRLINNTSKSEELEESVIKRLQEENSLEYTSKMNKMFVDMKSSEDLKMKMRDHLVEIDSSLKDFTPLILASSMWPFSKQPDYVVKFPQDLQDIIDNFTELYTKAHTGRQLDWLWNHGRSEIKANLSRKGKPAFTFIVTNVQLLILLAFNDRKTYSFSELQEVVGCPPHLLDNQITPLVKYKLFEQSPSGPQNQNKPNTTFTIVDEYKSRKLKVNFVSSLKSEQRQEDDEISKEISESRQLYLRACIVRIMKARKTISHPELYNEVVTQSLSRFHAKNTDVKKTITLLIEQNYMKRIDNSIYEYVA from the coding sequence ATGTCGCAACAACAGCCTCTTGGGAGTCCTATACCATTCCCGGCCTCCAGCGATCTTAATGGAACCTGGGCATTTATTCAGCCAAGTCTCGGATTAATCCTAGGATCTCTGGGAGACCAGGGGGTCACTTCGAAAGTGTATATGAACTGTTACACCGCCGTTTACAACTACTGTACAAACAAGTCCCGTAACGGAGGAAGCATTTCGGACACGGGTCCCACCAATCCTGCCACAACTAACTCATACTCGCTTGCCGGTTCTGAGATTTACAgcaaattggaaaagtatTTAGTGAAGCTTATTACCAGTTTGCGCAAGGAGCCCAACGAATCATTCTTGGAGTTCTATGTCCGCAGACTCAATCGGTTCACCATTGGGGCCGGGTACATGAATAATGTGTTTGACTATATGAATAGGTATTGGGTACAGAAGGAGAGAAGTGACGGAAGAAGAGATATTTATGACGTGAGCACCCTTTGTGTATTACAGTGGAAGGCCCAGATGTTTGTCAACAATGCCGATAGGTTAATTGAGGAGATTATGGATCAGATTGAACGTCAAAGAAACAATGAAATCATCGataccaacttgatttcatcagcAGTAAAGTCTTTAGTGTACTTGGGAGTTGATACTcaggacttgaaaaaagccaacttggtggtttATATCAACtattttgaaaagaagttccttgaagaaactgcAAAATACTACCGACTTGAAAGCAATGAGTTCTTGGCCGAACATAATGTGGTTGACTACATGAAGAAGTGTGAAACCCGATTGAACGAAGAAATCTCTCGGTCCAATAACTACTTAGAGGACCATACCAAAAAGGCCTTGGTGGACACCTTGAACACggtgttgatcaaagacCATGCCAACGAGATGTACGATCAGTTCATCAGTTTGTTGGAAAAtaaccaacttgaacacatCCAAAGAAtgtacaagttgatgtCAAGAGTTCCATCCACTTTGGAGCCTTTGGCTGAATCTTTGGAGCGGTACATCAAAAATGATGCcatcaaagtcattgagGAGATCAAGAAAGGAGGCGAGTCTACTAATAACGATaatgaagaagttgcagCCGTTACGAAGGCAAAGAAGTCCAATGGCCccatcaaccccaaaacTTACGTCCACAGCTTAATACTGGTttacttgaagttcaatgacGTTGTTAATGATGCGTTTGAAAAGGACCCCATCTTTATCAGAGCTTTGGACAATGCTTGTAGACATTTTGTCAACAAAAATTCCATTGCGTTGGTGAACCCCAAGTCCAGCTCCAAGACCCCAGAAATCTTGGCCAGGTATGCCGATGCATTCTTaagatcaagttcaaaagaagCTGACACTTACGACATGAATACCGATAACTTGATGATAGTATTcaagtttgttgaagataaagatgcatttgaagaaaactaTAGGCGTATGTTGGCAAAGAGATTAATCAACAATACCAGTAAGagtgaagaattggaagaaagtGTCATCAAGAGACTACAGGAAGAGAACTCTTTAGAGTACACCAGCAAAATGAACAAGATGTTCGTTGACATGAAGTCTTcagaagatttgaagatgaaaatgaGAGAccatttggtggagatCGATTCATCTTTAAAGGATTTCACCCCTTTAATCTTGGCTTCCTCCATGTGGCCGTTTTCCAAGCAGCCTGATTATGTGGTGAAGTTTCCTCAGGATTTACAAGATATCATAGATAACTTCACCGAGTTATACACAAAAGCACATACAGGTAGACAATTAGACTGGTTGTGGAATCACGGAAGAAGCGAAATCAAGGCCAATTTATCTAGAAAGGGTAAGCCTGCCTTCACCTTCATTGTCACCAACGTCCAGTTATTGATTTTATTGGCCTTTAACGACAGGAAGACATACAGTTTTAGTGAGTTGCAAGAAGTAGTCGGGTGTCCTCCACACCTACTTGATAACCAAATCACACCTTTGGTGAAGTATAAATTGTTTGAACAATCACCTTCAGGACCTCAGAATCAGAACAAGCCAAATACCACTTTCaccattgttgatgaatacaAGTCTAGAAAGTTGAAGGTAAACTTTGTAAGTTCGTTGAAGAGTGAACAGAGgcaagaagatgatgaaatatcCAAGGAAATAAGCGAAAGTCGTCAACTTTACTTAAGAGCATGTATTGTCCGTATCATGAAGGCCAGAAAGACCATCAGCCATCCTGAGTTGTATAATGAAGTGGTGACCCAGTCGTTGTCCAGATTCCATGCCAAAAACACAGACGTCAAGAAGACGATTACCTTGTTGATCGAACAGAACTACATGAAGCGTATCGACAACAGTATCTATGAATATGTAGCTTAA
- a CDS encoding uncharacterized protein (EggNog:ENOG503NXKE; COG:A): MSVVKKQKIANNLALSKVSDDVDSGKILYNRAVVLEGHQGPVYSAAINSELIVSGGDDKTINIWKLPTDDNDVNLGCIRGHKAAVTSVCWMNGNIVSGSADSTMAIWDGETGQKIRNYRNSTIINQVRYNGTLLASCDDAGTVKLWDFREKNSISTITYDTRATDKSLWTTSSTIDSITSLDINNDNSMLVSRSTRGAVSTYNAKEFLPENVSRSSPYVYDGAPSGNEYKLIRACFSGDSSRIASGSDDKTVTVWDVVTRRILNKFEGHEASTLDVTFHPSENIVISTSLDGTLIVREL; encoded by the exons ATGTCTGTGgtgaagaaacagaagataGCCAACAATTTGGCATTGCTGAAAGTATCTGACGATGTTGACAGCGGTAAGATACTCTACAACCGAGCAGTGGTACTCGAGGGCCACCAAGGACCGGTGTACTCTGCTGCCATCAATCTGGAGTTGATCGTTTCTGGAGGTGATGATAAGACCATCAACATATGGAAACTTCCTACTGACGACAACGACGTCAACTTGGGATGCATACGAGGCCACAAGGCGGCTGTTACGTCGGTATGCTGGATGAACGGCAATATAGTAAGTGGCAGTGCCGACTCTACGATGGCTATATGGGATGGAGAAACGGGGCAGAAAATAAGAAACTATAGGAACAGTACCATAATCAACCAGGTTCGGTACAACGGAACACTCCTAGCATCATGTGATGATGCTGGGACAGTAAAGCTTTGGGATTTTCGAGAGAAGAACTCAATTAGCACGATCA CATACGATACCAGAGCCACCGACAAACTGCTTTGGACGACATCCAGTACAATTGACTCGATCACTTCGTTGgatatcaacaatgatAATTCGATGCTTGTGTCTCGCTCTACTCGCGGAGCTGTAAGCACCTATAATGCCAAAGAATTTCTACCTGAAAACGTTTCACGGTCTAGCCCCTACGTCTACGATGGTGCTCCATCGGGTAACGAGTACAAATTGATACGTGCTTGTTTCAGTGGTGATAGTTCACGTATTGCGTCAGGTTCTGATGATAAAACTGTTACCGTGTGGGACGTCGTAACCAGAAGAATTCTTAATAAGTTTGAAGGTCATGAGGCCTCAACCCTTGATGTGACATTCCATCCTTCGGAGAACATAGTGATTTCGACGTCATTGGACGGCACTTTAATCGTCAGGGAGTTATAA